A single region of the Kwoniella botswanensis chromosome 1, complete sequence genome encodes:
- a CDS encoding ADP-ribosylation factor — protein MGLSISKLLNGLFGKKEMRILMVGLDAAGKTTILYKLKLGFNVETVEYKNISFTVWDVGGQDKIRPLWRHYFQNTQGIIFVVDSNDRERITEAREELQRMLSEDELRDALLLVFANKQDLPNAMNAAEITDKLGLHSLRQRSWYIQAACATSGDGLYEGLEWLSTNLKRKT, from the exons ATGGGTCTCTCTATCTCAAAACTCCTCAACGGCCTCTTCGGCAAGAAGGAGATGC GAATTCTTATGGTTGGTCTCGATGCTGCCGGTAAAACCACCATCTTATATAAACTCAAACTTG GTTTCAACGTCGAGACTGTAGAATACAAGAACATCTCATTCACTGTATGGGATGTTGGAGGACAAGACAAGATCAGACCTTTGTGGAGACATT ACTTCCAAAACACCCAAGGTATCATCTTCGTAGTAGACTCCAACGATCGAGAGCGTATCACCGAGGCCCGAGAGGAAT TACAACGGATGCTCagtgaggatgagttgagagACGCTTTGCTCCTCGTCTTCGCCAACAAACAA GATCTTCCCAACGCCATGAACGCTGCTGAGATCACCGACAAACTTGGTCTCCACTCTCTCCGACAACGATCATGGTACATCCAAGCGGCTTGTGCTACCTCTGGTGATGGTCTCTACGAGGGTCTTGAATGG CTCTCCACCAACCTCAAGAGAAAGACCTAA